A genomic stretch from Etheostoma cragini isolate CJK2018 unplaced genomic scaffold, CSU_Ecrag_1.0 ScbMSFa_3991, whole genome shotgun sequence includes:
- the LOC117941004 gene encoding cofilin-2-like has protein sequence MKVRKSSSQDEVKMRKKAVLFCLSEDKKKIIVEEGKQILVGDIGDTVDDPYACFVKLLPHNDCRYGLYDATYETRESKKEDLVFIFWYAVLHTVHTPGLHLL, from the coding sequence ATGAAGGTGAGGAAGTCTTCGTCCCAGGACGAGGTGAAGATGAGGAAGAAGGCGGTCCTGTTCTGTCTCAGCGAGGACAAGAAGAAGATCATTGTGGAGGAGGGCAAGCAGATCCTGGTGGGGGACATCGGGGACACCGTGGACGACCCCTACGCCTGCTTCGTCAAGCTCCTCCCCCATAACGACTGTCGCTACGGGCTGTACGACGCCACCTACGAGACCCGCGAGTCCAAGAAGGAGGACCTGGTCTTCATCTTCTGGTACGCAGtactacacacagtacacacacctGGTCTTCATCTTCTG